One Ranitomeya variabilis isolate aRanVar5 chromosome 4, aRanVar5.hap1, whole genome shotgun sequence genomic window, GTGATTTTCCTACCCAATCAGTGTTTTTGTGAGGTTAAAGAAATTGTCCACCTTGTTAAAAGTAATTTCTGCAATTGGCATTCAATAATTTTGCCTTATTTTCTCATTTTCCCTATGCAAAAATATTGGCCCCCATAATCTGTGCATTCCCCATTCTAGCCACCATCCTGTTATGTCCTCGATCCTGGGCACAATCCTGTCATAATGTCTACAATTCTGTCCccttctaatatataaagctgaatgtgtgtgtgtgtgtccgggattggcatctgcaccgtcgccgctacagccacaaaattttgcacagtcacacgtctggaccccgagagcgtcataggctatgttgtgaggcaaaattttaaccccgcgcgttccaattcaccaaacaattttgcccccatctacataatggggaaaaagtgaaaggaaaagtgttggaggcaaattgacagctgccagatgtgaacaagggggacttagagtgagagcgatggtgccaaagagtatataccgtacagcaggggtgtcaaactgcattcctcgagggccgccaacaggtcatgttttcaggatttccttgtattgcacaggtgataatttaatcacctgcacagaatgattccagcaccttgtggaatgctaaggaaatcctgaaaacatgacctgttggcggccctcgaggaatgcagtttgacacctctgccgtacagttgctaaggtgcccgaggtccgttccccgctctcgcagatcggggatctgtgagagcggggacgttacTGCGACCCCTAATGCGGCCCCTAAATaaccattgcgttagcgcaatccgctagcgctaaacggattgccctaacgcaatgtgaacctagccttacaggagCAGCAATTAAAAGGTAGAAAATTAAGCttaaacccccacaacacacattcAGCCACTCTCTTCTAGTCATTGGGCCTGCAGGGAATTTAGTCACTACTCAGTACAGTGTAATCACTTCCCAGCACATTATCAGCCTGTTATGCACCCACACTGTATAGCGGGCTGTTAAGAGTGCTGGAGAGCAATTCTAGTACCCTGTGTAGTGAGCGGTGACTAACTGCTCCTTCCACCACGTTGATGACTGGAAGCAGCAGCTGCAGGGAGGACAAAGCTTCATTTTATCTCTTTTTAACCGCTGCTCCAATGAGCCACCTACACAGGGCGAAAATGCGATTTATCTGCACATTATCAATATATCTGCACCCTGTGTTTCTCAAAGTGACAGGTTCCATTTTAAGCAGGCATATGTTGGCACTGGTTTATTGGGCCCATAAGTTCTTCAGATTTCTCGCATCTGCAAAAATTGTCAAGCCCAAAATGAAAAATGTATTTTCTGCATAGAATTTAATCTAGGTATAAAATTGAAATAAAGGTAGTGGTGAGGCACCTCATTCAATATAAGATAGCTGTTCGTCATGATATCTGTAATACTAATTGGAATTTAAAATTTCAGGTCACGATCATGGAGGAGCAGCCGTTCTAGATCAAGGTACAGGAGATACAATTTACATCTTCTTGATTTATAAAACGAGAAAAGGTTTAtcatggattttttttatttttttttaatcttccaaAACATACAGATCTCGAAGCAGACAACTGGATCGAAGGAGCCGGAGTCGCAGCAGAGACAGGAGAGATagcagaagtgttagcagaggaaggagagacagCAGAAGTCGCAGTAAAGACAGAAGCAAAAGTCGTAGCAGAAGTGTAAGCAAGAATAGGAGAGGAAGGAGAAGCCGCAGCTATAGTAAAGGAAGAAGCAGGAGTCTTAGCAAGTCACGGAAAAATAGAGATGGCAGAAGCCGAAGTGCAGAAGAAAAGAAGAGCCGAAGCAGGGAGAGAGCAAGCAGGAGCCGTAGCAAGCACAGCAAAAGTAATGAAAGAAGCCCTAGTAAGGGGAAAGAGAAGGATGGGAGTCGGGAAAGAAGTCCAGTAAAGGAGCCTGCAGAAAAGGGGAGAAGTCTGAGCAAGGAGAGAGAGAGGAGCCGTAGCAGGGAAAGGAGGGATAGTAAGCGGAGAAAGGATAGGCACAGAAGCCGAAGTAAGGGAAGGAGAGCTAGAAGTAGGTCCAGAGATAGAAAGAAAAGGGACAGAAGTCGGAGCAGAAGCAAGAGTCGGAGTAATGAAAGAGTGAGAAGTGGCAGCAAAAAAAGAAGCAGAAGTCGTAGCAGagaagaaaggaaaagaaaaagagattATAGCAGAGACAGGAGTCGCAGCAAAGAAAGTAGAAGAAATGGTAGAAAGAGCCGTAGTCAAAGCCAGGAGGAAAATCCTAAACGTAGCCGTGGAGACCGGAGCAGAAGTGCAGACTCTTTGAACAAAAGCAAAAAAGAGGACACTGTAGCATTTACTACAGAGTCTGATCAGGAAATTGAGGAAGGTGAAATTGTTTGCCATGATGGTAACCCTAGAAATCTGGCTCCACCATCTCAACCTGCTGTTGAAACTGATACCCTTCCTGTTGAAAATTCTCCCCCTGCTGTTGAAACTGATACCCTTCCTGTTGAAAATTCTCCCCCTGCTTTTGAAACTGCTTGTTCTCCTGTTGAACGTTCTCCCCCTGCTGTTGAAACTGCTTGTTCTCCTATTGAACGTTCTCCCTCTGCTGTTGAAACTGCTTGTTCTCCTGTTGAACGTTCTCCCCCTGCTGTTGAAACTGCTTGTTCTCCTATTGAACGTTCTCCCCCTGCTATTGAAACTGCTTGTTCTCCTGTTGAACGTTCTCCCCCTGCTGTTGAAACTGCTGCCCCTCCTGTTGAAAATTTTCCCATGGGGGAGATTCAGGAAGAAGCTCCATCAGCAACCTCACCTCCCAAACAGTCTAGACCACCTTCCCCTACAGAGCCATGAAATctttcattttgtttttttaagaagTTGCACTCTGTccctaatgtgttttttttttttctttcttttctttttttttttttttttttttaaattattttggaaAGTAAAACTTTTTAATATATCTCCTAGGCTGTAAGCATCCCCCCAATATTTCATATTCAGAACAAAATGCAGATTTGATGCATGACCTTATTTGATGAAATATTTTGTATGCTTCTTGAGTTACTTGGTGAAATGTCAGGAAACCAGGTTATAGATATCTGAGAataacaccctaaaatcttgtggtGTTGTGTAATCTTatcattttttaattaaataaaataacatgtttttgcttttatttgttgTTTTCTATTTCTTTGCCAGTTATTATTCTCCTGTGGTTTATATCTTCATATTGGTGAACTACCTGGTTTTCTTTCAAATTGAATAAAGAATATTTTTGCTTCAGAAAGTACCAGTGCCTTTATTGAGTAGTtggaaatacagctctggcaaaaattaagagaccaccacatcaaaaccctgtcatgggcagcccaatcaccagacctgaaccccattgaaaacttctggaatgtaatcaagaggaaggatgatggatagtcacaagccatcaaaaaaaaaaactgcctaaatttttgtgccagaagcagtgtgaaagactggtggaaagcatgccaagacacatgaaagctgtgatttaaaaaTCATGctcattccacaaaatattgatttctgaactcttcctgagttaaaatattagtattattgtttctaaatgattatgaacttgttttctttgcattatttgatgtctgaaaGCACTTTTGGGTTTgttcaattttgaccatttttctttgtcagaaaaaaatacaaaatgtattacttgCAAATTGGGAGACatgatgtcagaagtttatagcataaaataacaatttatggtatgttttactctaaaatatacctataaagagaaaaattagacaaactgaacattttgcagtggtctcttatatACAGCAACTggcaaaaattatttccaaaagtGAATCCCTTTtaagggaacctctcacccccaaaatcaaaggtgagctaagcccaccagcaccagggcttatctagagcattctgtgTTCCCTGCCTCGGCTGGCGTCGTTACCCGAAGCGCTACCATTGGGATCAGTAGGTCTCCAGGGTGTGCGGGGAGCAGTGGCAAGAGAGCACTGCTGCTCCTAAAGAAATCTTCCATAGCCGGCTGGAGCTCCATAAACACCACGAGGGGTCCCTCCAGGTGTGAGTATACAGCGTTGGTAACGGACGCCCTAAGCAGCTGCACTACCGAAGCTGGAAATCAAGAGTGCGCGGTGCAACGTAGCCCTTTATGTGCAAAGCACCTCTGGGAATGAGGTAATGCGCATGCGCGGGGACTGGTGACGCGCTCGGTCGCAATGCATGACTGGGTAGCCAGTCAGCGCGCGCACAATGGCTCCCTGGCGGGAGACTGGGTAACCCAGTCAGATATTATTTAAAGGGGATGACACACTGGCTGAATGCTTCTAATGGAGCTCAGTCAGTGTTCCCCAGTGACAATGAGTGACCCAGAACCAGGGGCACAAAACAGGTCACGAGCACAGCAGCAGCAAAAGCATCGGACGCAGGGAAAAGGAGCCCCTCATCGCCAACAACATGGAACGGCTGAGAAAAGACGGTCAGGATCTCAgcacagcaaggactccagtgcagtgtCCGGAGTAAAGGAGAATCCTATAGTAGATACGGATCATCCACAGCTGGTACTGATGGGTCCACCAGGTGGTGcgtgatcttcgtgaaagctctGGCTAATAGAgcccactcttttttttttcttacttatctCTTCTGTAGGGGAGGAAAAGCTCAAGGAAATCAAAGCACAGAGTCTGTGCACTTTGTAAAAAAGATCTGTCTGCCACATGGGAGAAAAGACTAATTCATGTATAGAGCAAACACGCTGAAGGGCTTCCCGAGTTTGCAACAGAACTCAAATCGCTAATTAAAACCTAAGTAGAAGATACCTTTAGATCCCTCCAGGAGGGTAAAAAACGAAAAGATCAGACACAGATCTCCTGTGTCTGATTCTAATGCTACAGATAGTGAAGGGAGTAATTCAGACTCTTCtaattcatcatcatcatcttcctcaaggGAGGCCGTAGTTGCTTCCCATTAGAGGAAATAGCCTAGTTAAAGCTGTCAGAAACACCAGCAAAAGAGGAGAGCGTACCTGCTCAATGATAAAATGCAGGCAAGCCCATAAGGAAAGCCTTACTTAGGCCCAAAAGGAAATATCACTTTGAGGACCCAGCAttctccttttgggaaaaagctcCCAAATTGGACGTAGCCATGGCTAAGGCGTCAAAGTTTGCTCTACCGTTTGAGGATATGGGGGTCTTAAAGGACCCCATGGACAAAAGGGAAGTGGGAGCGGGGGCTAAAACCAGCAGTGGCTGCCGCCTGTACTTCCCGTTCTCTGATGGTGTGGCTGGACCAGTTAGAATCTCAGCTTGAGGGAAAAACATCCCGAGACAGCATGTTAAACACCTTGCCAGTAATGAGAGGAGCAGCTGCTTTCCTTGCAGATGCATCAGCAGACTCTATCAGACTGGCTGCCAGATCAGCAGTCTtttccaatgcagccagaagagctctctggcttaaatgctggccacgaGACCGCCAAACAAAATAAAAACTTTGTatcatcccctgtgaaggagaattcttaTTCGGCTCCACTCTGGGCGATATCCTGGAAAAAGCAGGAGATAAGAAAAAATCCTTCCCCATCCTCTCATACCCATCCTACAAGCGGCCCTTTCGGAGTAAGATTCACCCGTAGAAAACCACCCAGAACACAAGACCGATGGGAGGATAAAAAGAACAAAAACCAGGGGTTTATGtttaacaaaagctccatcaatactaaaaaatccccccaatgaactcttgccccaggtgggaggaagattgtccCTCGTTCTCTCAGCCTAATAAAAGATAACCAGCAGTGACTGGATTCTGGATTTAATAAAGTTGGGACTAAAGTTCAAATTTCACACTTTCCCTCAGCCATCCTTCCTGTTAACATCTCGAAGATCCTCAGCACAGGAGCGAATAGCTCTGGAACAGGAGGTCACTGCACTGCTAAACAAAGGAGTTCTTCTAAAAGTCCCCTCCCAAGAAAGGGGGAAAGgtttttaccgtatatactcgagtataagccgagattttcagcccaaatttttgggctgaaagtgccccctcggcttatactcgagtcacggtcggcgggtgaggggggagagggcgctgaggcatacttacctgcttccggggctcctggcgctccccctgcccgtcccacggtcttcggtgccgcagctcttcccctgttcagcggtcacatgggaccgctcattagagaaatgaataggctgctccacctcccataggggcagagccgcataattcatttctctaatcagc contains:
- the LOC143769969 gene encoding uncharacterized protein LOC143769969 isoform X2, which produces MYRLRVENLSTRCSWQDLKDFMRQAGEVTFADAHHRRPNEGVIEFRSYSDMKKALERLDGKEVNGRKIRLVEDRAESWAKRSSSRSRSRSRSWRSSRSRSRSRSRQLDRRSRSRSRDRRDSRSVSRGRRDSRSRSKDRSKSRSRSVSKNRRGRRSRSYSKGRSRSLSKSRKNRDGRSRSAEEKKSRSRERASRSRSKHSKSNERSPSKGKEKDGSRERSPVKEPAEKGRSLSKERERSRSRERRDSKRRKDRHRSRSKGRRARSRSRDRKKRDRSRSRSKSRSNERVRSGSKKRSRSRSREERKRKRDYSRDRSRSKESRRNGRKSRSQSQEENPKRSRGDRSRSADSLNKSKKEDTVAFTTESDQEIEEGEIVCHDGNPRNLAPPSQPAVETDTLPVENSPPAVETDTLPVENSPPAFETACSPVERSPPAVETACSPIERSPSAVETACSPVERSPPAVETACSPIERSPPAIETACSPVERSPPAVETAAPPVENFPMGEIQEEAPSATSPPKQSRPPSPTEP
- the LOC143769969 gene encoding uncharacterized protein LOC143769969 isoform X1, whose product is MSRSSSMPRIYIGRLSHRARERDVERFFKGFGKIVEVDLKNGYGFVEFEDLRDADDAVYEMNGRDLCGERVIVEHARAPRRDLRSGYGYRKSGSDKFGPPVRTMYRLRVENLSTRCSWQDLKDFMRQAGEVTFADAHHRRPNEGVIEFRSYSDMKKALERLDGKEVNGRKIRLVEDRAESWAKRSSSRSRSRSRSWRSSRSRSRSRSRQLDRRSRSRSRDRRDSRSVSRGRRDSRSRSKDRSKSRSRSVSKNRRGRRSRSYSKGRSRSLSKSRKNRDGRSRSAEEKKSRSRERASRSRSKHSKSNERSPSKGKEKDGSRERSPVKEPAEKGRSLSKERERSRSRERRDSKRRKDRHRSRSKGRRARSRSRDRKKRDRSRSRSKSRSNERVRSGSKKRSRSRSREERKRKRDYSRDRSRSKESRRNGRKSRSQSQEENPKRSRGDRSRSADSLNKSKKEDTVAFTTESDQEIEEGEIVCHDGNPRNLAPPSQPAVETDTLPVENSPPAVETDTLPVENSPPAFETACSPVERSPPAVETACSPIERSPSAVETACSPVERSPPAVETACSPIERSPPAIETACSPVERSPPAVETAAPPVENFPMGEIQEEAPSATSPPKQSRPPSPTEP